TTTTCTAATTTTATTAAAGAGATTGTTCTTTTGTTAAAAAATTTATCAAAGTCTTCCTTTATAATAAAAATAGAGATTTGAGATAACAAGACTATACAAATCATTCCACTTGCAATAATAAAGATTAAAAAATAAGTTTTATATGAAAAGCTTAACTTTTCAAAATAATTTGTTATTTTTGAAAATATATTTTTCATTATTTTATCTCAACAAACTTATTTTTTTTGAATTGAAAAAAATAAGTTTTATTTAAAAGTTGGGAACCTTTAAACTTTAAAGGAATACCTTTTAAAAGATTACTTGGAGTACTTTGTAAAGAAGAAATTAACTTTTCTCTTGTTCTCTCACCCTTTATTCTAGATATAGCATTAACTAAAACTTTAGATGCTAAAAATGATTCAAGAGAAATAAATCCCAACTCAGCTTCTGGATGATATTTTTTCATTAAAGTTTGATACTCTTTTATTATTGGAATAGAAGTATCTGTATAGCTAGGAACAACTTGAGAAAATATTAAATCTTTAGTATCTAAATTATAATTTTTTAACTCTTTTACCATTGCATTAGCATCACCAAATGAGATATTACAAAAAATTGTATTTTTAAAGTTTTTATTAGCTTTAGCTTTTTTTACAAATAAAGCATTGGCTTGATAAGAACCAATCATAATAATTGCATCTGGTTTAGCATCTTTTATCTCATTAAAAGCATGTGTAATTGATAAAGTATTTCTTTTATAAGAACCTTCTGCTGCTAAAGATAAATTTCTACTTCTCAAACTTTTTAAAAGTGAAATATAACCCTCTTCTCCATAATCATCATTTTGGTAAAAAACAGCAATCTTTCTTAAATCTCTTTTATCATGTAAATAATAAAGCAAACCTTCAATCTCTTCTTTATAAGAACTTCTAAAATTAATGAAATTTTCGTTTTGATTATTTCTTAAAAATGATGCTCCGGAAAAAGGAGCAATAAAAGGTATATTTTCATCGTAAATAATTGGCAAGATTTTTTTAATAGTAGGAGTACCAACAAAACCAAATAAGGCAAAGACTTTATCTTCATAAATTAATTTATTAGTATTATCCTTAGTAAGTTCTGGTTCATACTTATCATCATAGGTTATAAACTTTATTTTATTATTACCTAATAGTTTTTTTTCATTGACATATTTAAAATAAACATCTGCACCTACAATAACAGACTCACCCCAAGATTTAATTATTCCTGTTTTAGGCAATGAAGAACCTACGACTATGGTATTTTTTGTAAAGACTTCATCTTTAAAATAATAAAAACAAATAAGAAGTATAAATAGTATTATAGGAATTCTTTTAATCATGCAAAAGTTTACTAAAATAATTAAAAAAATTAGCTTTACCATAAAGTAACACCCAATATTAAAAAGTTAAATTATATTTTACCTTTTAAGTTAAATTTAATTGTAAATAACTAAAATTAGGTAAAATATATTTTACCAAAGGGCATAGTTTATGCAAGAATTTATTTATTACAATCCTAATGGACTTGAGTTTCCAGTTAGTGATGAAATACTAGTAACTACTGATCTTAATGAAGTTCAAGATAAATCATTTTTAATATCAAATACAAACCTTATAAATAGTGAATTAACAGCAAAAGAAGTTGATTTTTACATTAAAAATTCAAAAGATAACTTATCAGAAAAAATCCAAAATGTATCAAAACTTTATGAAATAGCAGCAACAAAATATGATTTTGCACAAGATATTTCTTATGACCAAGAAATATCAAAAGATATTCTTTTAATAGCTAATAACAAAGAAGACCATGATAATTTTGTTGCAAAAACTTTAAATGAAGATTTCAATCTTTTTTATATAAAAGAAGATATATTAAAATCAATATCAGGACATATTGGAAACTTAAGTGTTGTAGTTGATGATGAAGGGAAAGATGTAACTTTAAATGTCTCTCAAATAGTTTGGTTTGATGCTAAAGAAGAAGGATTAAAACAAAGTGGAACTTTTGACCCAAATAAATTTTCATTAGAAAATATAATAAATACTCTAAAAGATAATATTACTTCATACTCATATAAAAAGTTTACTACTTATGATAAAAACATCTGTCAATATGATGGAAGAAGAGAAGAAATTTGTAGCAAATGTGAAGAAGTTTGTCCAACCGTTGCTATTGTTAAAGATGACAAAACAAAAACCTTAGAATTTTCACAGATTGATTGTCATGGTTGTGGTGGTTGTATATCTGTTTGTCCAAGTGGAGCACTAGATTATGCTCCATCAAATAAAGAATCAATTTATGAATTAAGTAAATTCTTTAAAAATAAATATCCTTTAATTCTTCCTTCAAAAATGGAACTTGATAATTTAGATGTTCCATTAAAAGAAGATGTTTTACCTTTTGCAATAGAAGGTGAAAAATTCTTACATGAAGAAACACTTTTAACACTTCTTCAAATGTCAGGTTCTCAAGTTGTCTTTTATACTGATTTTATCTCAAAAGGAACTGGTGATTCAATTAGAATATTAAATGATATTTATCAAAAAAAATATGCAAAAGATGCAATTATTGTTGCAGCAAATGAGGAAGAACTAATTATTGCATTAGAAGAAGTATCTTTTATAGAAGGTTCTTATTTTAATTTCAATCAAGATGAACTTAAAAAAAGAGAAATCTTTTCACATAGATTACAAAAAATAGTTGGTGAAGATAACTTAGGTGTTGTTAAAACAGGCGAACATGTACATTATGGACTGGTAAAAGTAAATGAAGCAAACTGTACATTATGTTTAGTTTGTGTTGGTGCATGTAATGTAGATGCACTACAAGCAGATGCCACTGATAATACTTTAAGATTAAATCCAAGTTTATGTACATCATGTGGTTACTGTGAAGTTTCATGCCCAGAAGCTGATTGTTTAACAATTGAAAGAGATGTAATTCATTTAGAGCCTACTTGGTTTAAAGAAAACATCTTAGCAAAAGATACTCTTTTTGCCTGTGTTGAGTGCGGAAAAGAGTTTGCCACAACAAAATCAATTGAGAAAATAGCAGGAATAATGGGTCCAATTTTCTCAAGTGATCCAGTAAAGGAGAGAAGTTTATACTGCTGTGCTGATTGTAAACCAAAAATAATGATGCAAAGTTATTTTGATAAAAAAAATGAAGGACAAAATGATGCAAGACAATAAAACTGTAA
The nucleotide sequence above comes from Arcobacter sp. F2176. Encoded proteins:
- a CDS encoding ABC transporter substrate-binding protein gives rise to the protein MIKRIPIILFILLICFYYFKDEVFTKNTIVVGSSLPKTGIIKSWGESVIVGADVYFKYVNEKKLLGNNKIKFITYDDKYEPELTKDNTNKLIYEDKVFALFGFVGTPTIKKILPIIYDENIPFIAPFSGASFLRNNQNENFINFRSSYKEEIEGLLYYLHDKRDLRKIAVFYQNDDYGEEGYISLLKSLRSRNLSLAAEGSYKRNTLSITHAFNEIKDAKPDAIIMIGSYQANALFVKKAKANKNFKNTIFCNISFGDANAMVKELKNYNLDTKDLIFSQVVPSYTDTSIPIIKEYQTLMKKYHPEAELGFISLESFLASKVLVNAISRIKGERTREKLISSLQSTPSNLLKGIPLKFKGSQLLNKTYFFQFKKNKFVEIK
- a CDS encoding 4Fe-4S dicluster domain-containing protein; the encoded protein is MQEFIYYNPNGLEFPVSDEILVTTDLNEVQDKSFLISNTNLINSELTAKEVDFYIKNSKDNLSEKIQNVSKLYEIAATKYDFAQDISYDQEISKDILLIANNKEDHDNFVAKTLNEDFNLFYIKEDILKSISGHIGNLSVVVDDEGKDVTLNVSQIVWFDAKEEGLKQSGTFDPNKFSLENIINTLKDNITSYSYKKFTTYDKNICQYDGRREEICSKCEEVCPTVAIVKDDKTKTLEFSQIDCHGCGGCISVCPSGALDYAPSNKESIYELSKFFKNKYPLILPSKMELDNLDVPLKEDVLPFAIEGEKFLHEETLLTLLQMSGSQVVFYTDFISKGTGDSIRILNDIYQKKYAKDAIIVAANEEELIIALEEVSFIEGSYFNFNQDELKKREIFSHRLQKIVGEDNLGVVKTGEHVHYGLVKVNEANCTLCLVCVGACNVDALQADATDNTLRLNPSLCTSCGYCEVSCPEADCLTIERDVIHLEPTWFKENILAKDTLFACVECGKEFATTKSIEKIAGIMGPIFSSDPVKERSLYCCADCKPKIMMQSYFDKKNEGQNDARQ